A portion of the Lolium rigidum isolate FL_2022 chromosome 1, APGP_CSIRO_Lrig_0.1, whole genome shotgun sequence genome contains these proteins:
- the LOC124682829 gene encoding AUGMIN subunit 1-like, translating into MDHTAEHLDPAAPASAPASVAEVNAWLASLAAEGGGVGGRGGGGAVASELSLGPDPTPRGVSYLRALAAASQARSRAAGIAATGLRAQAAEYRAEAARLREALERAGLARDALPPPAASAARAVAAVANLLAIRDTETSSFVVASADLWLRRAEVEEKRDKVHKESKALLDYTRKAITKLTELKKMLEKFKNDVEKQQVEQMTDWQTKLAMMDSKERQYVLQVSNYKAMLNRVGYTPEVNHGVLMEMAEHKKDLERKTKPIADTLRSYQDLPPDKALAALAIEDKKRQYAAAEKYLEDVLQSALTTPGL; encoded by the exons ATGGATCACACCGCGGAGCACCTCGatcccgccgccccggcatccgcgCCCGCCTCCGTCGCCGAGGTCAACGCGTGGCTGGCTTCCCTGGCTGCGGAGGGAGGCGGAGTGGGAGGGCGCGGAGGCGGTGGGGCGGTGGCCTCCGAGCTGTCGCTGGGGCCCGACCCCACGCCGCGCGGGGTGTCGTACCTCCGCGCGCTCGCGGCGGCGTCGCAGGCGCGGTCCCGTGCGGCCGGGATAGCGGCCACGGGGCTGCGCGCGCAGGCCGCGGAGTACCGGGCCGAGGCGGCGCGCCTGCGGGAGGCGCTGGAGCGGGCTGGCCTCGCAAGGGACGCGCTCCCTCCGCCTGCTGCCTCCGCCGCGCGCGCCGTCGCAGCTGTCGCGAACCTCTTGGCCATCCGCGACACCGAGACGAGCAG CTTTGTGGTGGCCAGTGCAGACTTGTGGCTGAGGAGagcagaagtggaggagaagagggACAAAGTGCATAAAGAGTCGAAGGCACTTCTTGATTATACAAGGAAGGCCATCACCAAGCTTACTGAGCTCAAAAA GATGCTGGAAAAATTTAAAAATGATGTTGAGAAGCAACAAGTGGAGCAAATGACAGACTGGCAGACAAAGCTGGCCATGATGGACTCAAAGGAACGGCAATATGTCCTCCAAGTCTCAAATTACAAG GCAATGCTTAACCGAGTGGGATACACCCCAGAAGTCAATCATGGTGTGTTGATGGAAATGGCAGAGCATAAGAAGGATCTTGAGAGGAAAACTAAACCCATTGCAGACACATTACGGAGCTACCAGGATTTACCTCCA GACAAAGCTCTAGCTGCGCTAGCTATAGAGGACAAAAAGAGGCAGTATGCAGCTGCAGAGAAGTACCTTGAAGACGTGTTGCAATCTGCTTTAACAACACCTGGTCTATGA